The sequence below is a genomic window from bacterium 336/3.
TTTCTTTGATTTTAGCAATGAGTGTCCAATCGGCAGAGCCTTTGTACATTTGTACACGGGTACGTCCGTGTACTGTAAGAGCTTTAATACCAATATCTTGCAGACGTTCCGCTACATCCAGAATATTTTTGGTGCTATCATCCCAGCCCAAACGAGTTTTAACAGTCACAGGTAAATGAGTTGCTTTTACAACAGCCTCTGTCATTTTTACCATTTTAGGAATATCTTGTAATAAAGCTGCACCTGCACCTTTACAGGCTACTTGCTTCACAGGGCAACCATAATTAATATCAATCAAATCAGGATTTGCCAGAGTAGCTATTTCAGTACACGATGCCATCGTTTGAATATCTGAACCAAATAGCTGAATACCAATGGGTCTTTCGTATTCAAAAATATCTAATTTTTGTTTACTTTTTGCTGCATCACGAATGAGTCCTTCTGAAGAGATAAATTCTGTGTACATCAAATCAGCACCATTGGCTTTGCATACAGCTCTAAAAGGAGGGTCTGAAACATCCTCCATCGGTGCTAAAAGCAAAGGAAAATCTCCCAATTCAATATTTCCAATCTTAACCATTTCTACGATTC
It includes:
- a CDS encoding nitrogen fixation protein NifR, with protein sequence MVKIGNIELGDFPLLLAPMEDVSDPPFRAVCKANGADLMYTEFISSEGLIRDAAKSKQKLDIFEYERPIGIQLFGSDIQTMASCTEIATLANPDLIDINYGCPVKQVACKGAGAALLQDIPKMVKMTEAVVKATHLPVTVKTRLGWDDSTKNILDVAERLQDIGIKALTVHGRTRVQMYKGSADWTLIAKIKENSRIQIPIFGNGDIDSPEKAFEYKNRYGVDGIMIGRASIGYPWIFREIKHYLQTQTLLAPPILEERLEACKQHLDFSVRWKNEKLGILEMRRHYTNYFKGFENFKSFRMRLVEAPTQNEVHAILDEMLEYYSALV